The following proteins are co-located in the Haloarcula marismortui ATCC 43049 genome:
- a CDS encoding pantoate kinase: protein MSDEAHAFVPGHITGFFTVDRGDDPIETGSRGGGLALSDGVSVTVSRGAETKVTLNGEPIEVEAVERVLDALRTTATVTAETPLPLGSGFGVSGGLALGTALAANAVFGHGLSYNELVTIAHGAEVQSGSGLGDVVAQARGGVPLRLEPGGPQFNYLDAIPVRSRIEYVTLGELSTADVVGGDTETLTAAGERALSTVVKEPKLSTFMKASRQFSREADLLTPEVKGVIDDVAEAGGDAAMAMLGETVFALGTGLSDAGYDAAICAIYPPGATIEDER from the coding sequence ATGAGCGACGAAGCACACGCGTTCGTTCCCGGCCACATCACGGGCTTTTTTACCGTCGACCGGGGCGATGACCCGATTGAGACCGGTTCTCGCGGGGGCGGACTGGCCCTGTCTGACGGCGTTTCTGTTACCGTCAGCCGCGGGGCTGAGACCAAGGTAACGCTGAACGGCGAGCCGATTGAGGTGGAGGCCGTCGAGCGAGTGCTGGACGCCCTTCGAACCACGGCGACCGTCACTGCCGAAACGCCACTCCCGCTCGGGTCCGGCTTCGGCGTCTCCGGCGGACTGGCGCTTGGTACTGCGCTGGCGGCCAACGCCGTCTTTGGCCACGGGCTCTCGTACAACGAACTCGTGACTATTGCCCACGGCGCGGAAGTCCAGTCCGGTTCGGGCCTTGGCGATGTCGTCGCGCAGGCTCGCGGCGGCGTGCCGCTCCGCCTCGAACCCGGCGGGCCGCAGTTCAACTACCTTGACGCCATCCCGGTCCGCAGCCGCATCGAGTACGTCACGCTCGGCGAGCTGTCGACAGCGGACGTGGTCGGCGGCGACACGGAAACGCTAACGGCCGCCGGCGAACGTGCACTCTCGACCGTCGTCAAAGAGCCGAAGCTCTCGACGTTTATGAAGGCCTCCCGGCAGTTCTCCCGCGAGGCTGACCTCCTGACGCCGGAGGTGAAAGGCGTCATCGACGACGTGGCCGAAGCCGGCGGAGACGCCGCGATGGCGATGCTCGGCGAGACGGTGTTCGCCCTCGGGACTGGCCTCTCCGACGCCGGCTACGACGCTGCTATCTGTGCCATCTACCCGCCCGGCGCGACCATCGAAGACGAGCGCTGA
- a CDS encoding UPF0175 family protein, whose protein sequence is MPTISARLPSEEKAELDDVAELLSEDRSTTIRKALREGLETLRLRVAVEQYQSGDVSAAEAAQLADLSIAEWLDVARERNLTTQLELSDLELDADTAAEL, encoded by the coding sequence ATGCCGACGATAAGCGCGCGGCTCCCGAGCGAAGAGAAAGCCGAACTGGACGACGTCGCCGAGTTGCTCTCCGAGGACCGGTCGACAACGATTCGAAAGGCGCTCCGGGAGGGACTGGAGACGCTCCGACTTCGCGTCGCCGTCGAGCAGTACCAGTCTGGCGACGTGTCGGCGGCCGAAGCCGCACAGCTCGCGGACCTCTCCATCGCCGAGTGGCTCGACGTGGCCCGCGAGCGAAACCTGACGACACAGCTCGAACTCTCTGATCTGGAGCTCGATGCTGACACAGCCGCGGAGCTATGA
- a CDS encoding IS200/IS605 family transposase, which translates to MKRANTFAVRPLSDDGKQVLRDLLDACAALWNEINYERLMRYNDEDGFEGEDVWDADTGRLEGKYKAVLGASTAQTVRRANSEAWRGFFESKKAYHDESNTSVTEHPEPPGFRGNEDDGRVLKGVVRKDAYTIEWGDRSRLEMVVGKELRDRHNSPKSRLRLEIVGDPNWPDYEDQSRLELWYDETDNTFRASQPVTVSDDARDTPLADEKAALDIGANNLVACTTTTGEQYLYEGRELFQRFRETTREIARLQSKLEEGRYSSERIRRLYRKRTRRRDHAQEALCRDLLERLYAEGVDTVYIGGLTDVLETHWSVETNAKTHNFWAFKQFTERLACTAEEYGISVEVRSEAWTSQECPQCGSTGRTTRHQDTLTCQCGFEGHADLTASETFLKRQIKQAVRPMARPVRFEWDDHEWSELPRSHESPKEQRTDPSTVHRDGNIASGESA; encoded by the coding sequence ATGAAGCGTGCCAACACGTTCGCCGTGCGACCGCTTTCAGACGATGGTAAGCAGGTGCTACGGGACCTGTTGGACGCGTGTGCCGCTCTCTGGAACGAGATAAATTACGAACGCCTCATGCGCTACAACGACGAAGACGGCTTCGAGGGCGAAGACGTGTGGGACGCCGATACAGGCCGACTTGAGGGCAAATACAAAGCCGTTCTCGGCGCATCCACCGCTCAAACTGTCCGGCGAGCAAACAGCGAAGCGTGGCGCGGGTTCTTCGAGAGCAAGAAGGCGTATCACGACGAGTCAAACACGTCGGTTACGGAACACCCGGAACCGCCGGGCTTCCGTGGCAACGAAGACGACGGACGTGTTCTCAAAGGCGTTGTCCGAAAGGACGCCTACACCATCGAGTGGGGTGACCGTTCTCGGCTTGAAATGGTCGTCGGAAAAGAACTCCGTGACAGGCACAACAGCCCGAAAAGTCGTCTTCGGCTCGAAATCGTTGGCGACCCGAACTGGCCTGATTACGAGGACCAGAGCCGGTTGGAACTGTGGTACGACGAGACTGACAACACGTTCAGGGCTTCGCAACCCGTGACTGTTTCTGATGATGCACGGGACACTCCACTGGCCGACGAGAAGGCCGCTCTGGATATTGGTGCGAACAATCTCGTTGCCTGTACCACGACAACTGGCGAGCAATATCTGTACGAGGGCCGTGAGTTATTCCAGCGATTCCGTGAAACGACACGAGAAATCGCCCGGTTACAGTCGAAACTCGAAGAAGGCAGGTACAGTAGTGAGCGCATCCGGCGGCTGTACCGGAAACGCACTCGTCGCCGCGACCACGCACAAGAAGCACTGTGTCGTGACCTGCTCGAACGACTGTACGCCGAAGGTGTCGATACCGTGTATATCGGTGGCCTGACCGACGTACTCGAAACGCACTGGTCGGTCGAAACCAACGCCAAGACTCACAACTTCTGGGCGTTCAAGCAGTTCACCGAACGACTGGCGTGTACCGCCGAAGAATACGGTATTTCGGTGGAAGTCCGGTCGGAGGCGTGGACCAGCCAAGAGTGCCCGCAGTGTGGTTCGACGGGCCGAACGACACGGCACCAAGACACACTCACCTGTCAGTGCGGGTTCGAGGGCCACGCCGACCTTACGGCGTCAGAGACGTTCCTGAAGCGGCAGATAAAGCAGGCAGTTAGGCCGATGGCACGGCCCGTGCGGTTCGAGTGGGACGACCACGAGTGGTCGGAGCTACCACGCTCTCATGAAAGTCCCAAAGAACAGCGCACAGACCCAAGTACCGTCCACCGTGACGGGAATATTGCTTCCGGGGAATCGGCATAG
- a CDS encoding prefoldin subunit beta — translation MQGNLPPEAQEKLEELQDLQQTAQQVAAQKQQAETELQESQTALDELDDIDEDSTMYREVGELLVKTEFDEAQDDLEEKVNSLEVRVETLEKQEERVQEQFEELQSELQQMLGGAGGAGPAGGPGAGGA, via the coding sequence ATGCAGGGTAATCTTCCGCCTGAAGCACAGGAGAAGCTCGAGGAACTGCAGGACCTTCAGCAGACAGCACAGCAGGTCGCCGCACAGAAACAGCAGGCCGAGACGGAGCTCCAGGAGTCCCAGACGGCTCTGGACGAGCTCGACGACATCGACGAGGACTCGACCATGTACCGCGAGGTCGGCGAACTTCTCGTGAAGACCGAGTTCGACGAGGCACAGGACGACCTCGAAGAGAAGGTCAACAGCCTCGAAGTCCGCGTTGAGACACTCGAAAAGCAGGAAGAGCGCGTTCAGGAGCAGTTCGAAGAGCTCCAGAGCGAGCTCCAGCAGATGCTCGGCGGCGCAGGCGGCGCGGGTCCGGCCGGCGGCCCCGGCGCTGGCGGCGCATAA
- a CDS encoding bifunctional nuclease family protein yields MEHDATVEGVGVGVSEEGSGTPVVLLRAREEIVPIFVSTDQAQSMQLAIDGEPFERPLTHDLLVEMVTEFGGAIDRVRIDDLADGTFYGKIDAEQYTDDRRKDMVFDARPSDAIAIALRVDCPVVVTDDVIDEAGRSPEQFDQSGSGSEDLGL; encoded by the coding sequence ATGGAACACGATGCCACGGTCGAAGGGGTCGGCGTCGGTGTCAGCGAGGAAGGGAGCGGCACGCCGGTCGTTCTACTCCGTGCACGTGAGGAGATCGTCCCAATCTTTGTCAGCACGGACCAGGCCCAGTCGATGCAACTGGCTATCGACGGCGAACCCTTTGAGCGCCCGCTCACTCACGACCTGTTGGTCGAGATGGTGACGGAGTTCGGGGGAGCTATCGACCGGGTCCGTATCGACGACCTCGCCGACGGGACCTTCTACGGGAAGATCGACGCGGAACAGTACACCGACGACCGGCGCAAGGACATGGTATTTGACGCTCGCCCCTCGGATGCCATCGCGATTGCCCTCCGGGTAGACTGTCCGGTCGTCGTGACAGACGATGTTATCGACGAGGCCGGGCGATCGCCGGAGCAGTTCGACCAGAGCGGGAGTGGCAGTGAGGATCTCGGGCTGTGA
- a CDS encoding HAD family hydrolase, producing the protein MGYESVIFDNDGVLLTLTDMDAHYVGARQAFEELGVVSPSTAHVEAMSIGVTVPELTDICTQYDIDPERFFRARDEALTAVQRALIRAGEKQPYADVSVLDRLDCPLGVVSSNQRDTVAFAFEHFDIGHYFDTVWAREPTVESLRRKKPRPYYIERAMDDLNVSNALFVGDNESDIEAAHRAGIDSAFIRRPHRVDTQLDVTPDHDVSGLEDVVHLASRRSGSD; encoded by the coding sequence ATGGGGTACGAATCGGTCATCTTCGACAACGACGGCGTGTTGCTGACGCTGACGGACATGGATGCACACTACGTCGGCGCGCGCCAGGCATTCGAGGAACTGGGCGTGGTCTCGCCGTCGACAGCCCACGTCGAGGCGATGAGCATCGGTGTGACAGTGCCCGAGCTCACCGACATCTGTACGCAGTACGATATCGACCCCGAGCGGTTCTTCCGGGCTCGTGACGAGGCCCTGACCGCGGTCCAGCGGGCGCTTATCCGGGCCGGAGAGAAACAGCCATACGCCGATGTATCTGTGCTCGACCGGCTAGACTGCCCGCTGGGTGTGGTTTCCTCGAATCAGCGCGACACCGTCGCGTTCGCCTTTGAGCACTTCGATATCGGCCACTACTTCGACACCGTCTGGGCACGCGAGCCGACAGTCGAGAGCCTCCGCCGGAAGAAACCGCGGCCGTACTACATCGAGCGGGCGATGGACGACCTCAACGTCAGTAATGCCCTGTTCGTCGGCGACAACGAATCCGACATCGAGGCAGCACATCGGGCCGGGATCGACTCGGCGTTTATTCGTCGCCCACATCGGGTCGACACGCAACTCGACGTGACACCGGACCACGATGTGTCTGGCCTCGAAGACGTGGTTCACCTCGCCAGTCGACGCAGCGGGAGCGACTGA
- a CDS encoding PAS domain S-box protein codes for MEKPVGGTDENEQAARDTPAQQSPPVLLETLAARMPEPVVVSAADGEIRTGNDHLCDLLDSDPSDVFGSQIGTFFPGLDDVDLRAHCSQSPGTPLTSSCSAGGTERWVEIAFEPQQWDGEELYLGIVHDITERHERTEMLEQYERIVETIEDGIYTLDEAFTMQTVNSAVESMTGYDKDTLVGSNATLLADESVIEEAAEMSRQFIEGERDVGTLTTDLRTADGDTLPIETKFTTYDRKDGSYRQVGVVRDISDRKRFEETLAALHESTRKLLHTETKTAVAEQILDTAVDVLELPDVEIYLFDRSDNTLRSVGDVDADRSASIGPGESTAWDVFVQDSAVEVPPGESIDLGAGPVTADAKRLCLPLEDHGVFYIELGQQHSDARTREMVDLLAASAEAALARVDRETTLREREAERREQNRELRRLKQVNAIIRRIDQVLVEAETTEEIEQAVCDQLAESQWFSFAWLGRQDATELVPRAWAGDTASYLDAISLSLEREGGPPAVQTAQSEAMTIVPSVADNLRGDHWRTEALSREFQSALSIPLEYDDFVYGVLTVYAQQEDGFGEMLQEVFAELGETIANAIQEVESRQRRAGDGTVELELSLSAPQSFLTHLSDQVGAPVICEGAVQRSDGATRLFLAISDCDPAVVEEQIVSMARVDTARSISTDQLDGFYEVVVTGQTVAETVLEQGGRLKSIRTSTDGLTVTVVVSGETDVRQFVEQLGERYANVTLIARRDGAQSDGQRDETVRSALEEQLTDRQFEVLQTAYLSGFFDWPRETTGQEIAASLDVSQPTVNRHLRVSERKLLELVFGDS; via the coding sequence ATGGAGAAGCCGGTCGGTGGAACGGATGAGAACGAACAAGCGGCACGCGACACACCGGCACAGCAGTCCCCTCCTGTGCTGTTGGAGACGCTCGCCGCGCGAATGCCCGAGCCAGTGGTCGTTTCTGCCGCTGACGGGGAGATACGGACCGGGAACGACCACCTCTGTGACCTCCTCGACTCGGACCCATCGGACGTGTTTGGAAGCCAGATAGGGACGTTCTTCCCAGGTCTGGATGACGTTGACCTTAGAGCCCACTGTAGTCAGTCACCGGGAACACCGCTAACGTCGTCGTGCTCTGCTGGTGGCACGGAGCGGTGGGTCGAAATCGCCTTCGAGCCCCAGCAGTGGGACGGCGAAGAATTGTATCTGGGAATCGTCCACGATATCACCGAGCGCCACGAGCGGACGGAGATGCTCGAACAGTACGAACGGATCGTCGAGACCATTGAGGACGGCATCTACACACTTGACGAGGCGTTCACGATGCAGACGGTCAACAGTGCCGTCGAGTCGATGACCGGCTATGATAAGGACACGCTGGTCGGGTCGAACGCGACGCTGCTGGCAGATGAATCCGTCATCGAGGAGGCCGCAGAGATGTCGCGACAGTTCATCGAGGGCGAGCGCGATGTGGGCACGCTGACGACGGACCTCAGAACCGCTGACGGGGACACGCTGCCGATCGAAACCAAATTCACGACGTACGACCGCAAGGACGGGAGCTACCGGCAGGTCGGCGTCGTTCGAGATATCTCTGACCGGAAGCGGTTCGAGGAGACACTCGCGGCACTGCACGAGTCAACCAGAAAGCTGCTACATACGGAAACCAAGACGGCCGTGGCCGAGCAGATACTCGACACGGCCGTCGACGTGCTGGAGCTCCCCGACGTGGAGATATACCTGTTCGACCGAAGCGACAACACCCTTCGCAGCGTCGGCGACGTCGACGCGGACCGAAGCGCGTCGATCGGCCCGGGCGAGAGTACAGCGTGGGATGTGTTCGTGCAGGACAGCGCTGTCGAAGTTCCCCCCGGCGAGAGCATCGACCTCGGGGCGGGGCCGGTCACGGCGGACGCGAAGCGGCTCTGCCTCCCGCTCGAAGACCACGGCGTGTTCTACATCGAACTGGGCCAGCAACACAGCGACGCCAGAACACGCGAGATGGTAGATCTGCTCGCCGCCAGCGCAGAGGCCGCGCTCGCACGTGTGGACCGCGAGACGACGCTCCGTGAACGCGAGGCCGAGCGCCGCGAACAGAACCGGGAGCTGCGACGGCTCAAGCAAGTCAATGCCATCATCCGCCGGATTGATCAGGTGCTCGTCGAAGCGGAGACCACCGAGGAGATAGAGCAGGCGGTGTGTGACCAGTTGGCCGAGTCACAGTGGTTCTCCTTCGCCTGGCTCGGCCGACAGGATGCAACGGAACTCGTCCCCAGAGCGTGGGCGGGCGACACCGCCAGCTATCTGGACGCCATCTCGCTGTCGCTGGAGCGCGAGGGCGGGCCACCGGCCGTCCAGACTGCACAGTCCGAAGCGATGACTATCGTCCCATCAGTGGCGGATAACCTTCGAGGAGACCACTGGCGGACGGAGGCACTTTCCCGAGAATTCCAGTCAGCACTCAGCATTCCGCTCGAATACGACGATTTTGTCTACGGTGTCTTGACGGTGTACGCCCAGCAGGAAGACGGGTTCGGCGAGATGCTTCAGGAGGTGTTTGCCGAACTCGGCGAGACCATCGCGAATGCGATACAGGAGGTTGAGTCCCGACAGCGGCGGGCCGGCGACGGGACCGTCGAGCTCGAACTATCGCTGTCGGCCCCACAGTCTTTCTTGACCCACCTCTCAGACCAGGTCGGTGCCCCGGTCATCTGTGAAGGGGCCGTACAGCGCAGCGACGGTGCGACCCGTCTCTTCCTCGCTATCTCGGACTGTGACCCCGCTGTCGTTGAGGAGCAGATAGTCTCGATGGCTCGTGTCGACACTGCGCGGTCGATCTCGACCGACCAGTTGGACGGGTTTTACGAGGTCGTCGTGACTGGTCAGACCGTTGCAGAGACGGTACTGGAGCAGGGCGGGCGGTTGAAATCGATCCGAACGTCAACGGATGGACTCACTGTGACAGTTGTCGTCTCGGGCGAAACCGATGTCCGGCAGTTCGTCGAGCAGCTCGGCGAGCGCTACGCGAACGTCACACTGATCGCGCGCCGTGACGGCGCACAGTCCGACGGTCAACGAGACGAGACGGTCCGGTCGGCACTGGAGGAGCAACTCACCGATAGACAGTTCGAAGTCCTTCAGACGGCGTATCTGAGTGGGTTTTTCGACTGGCCCCGGGAGACGACTGGTCAGGAAATCGCGGCCAGTTTAGACGTGTCACAGCCGACGGTCAATCGGCACCTCCGCGTCAGCGAGCGAAAGTTGCTCGAACTCGTGTTCGGCGATAGCTGA
- a CDS encoding HalOD1 output domain-containing protein produces MSQAKLVYRPTPNEPLSETIVHAVADTLGIDPVDLDDRISDCIDPDALDRLFRPETDGTTSPDGLVVFSMAGCRIEVEGNRSVLVTPSRGGSVATELEA; encoded by the coding sequence ATGTCCCAGGCAAAACTGGTCTACAGACCGACACCCAATGAACCGCTGAGCGAAACCATCGTCCACGCCGTAGCCGACACGCTGGGTATCGACCCTGTCGACCTCGATGACCGAATCAGTGACTGTATCGACCCTGATGCGCTGGACCGACTGTTCCGTCCCGAGACGGACGGCACCACGAGTCCTGACGGGCTGGTCGTGTTCAGTATGGCTGGCTGTCGTATCGAAGTCGAAGGGAACCGTTCGGTGCTGGTGACACCGTCCCGCGGCGGCTCGGTGGCAACTGAACTCGAGGCATAA
- a CDS encoding terpene synthase family protein produces the protein MSVESPAVDAQDLLEEVRTTSLPDQVAELADEYERICGERDRFLWQWIYSLFPEFTLSSVHPDHADHVRTQKTILTMYVTILDDIVENDGDRDTFEEARRLVQDPSAVDPSRAAVSEEYFSFIERVWREFEGGLTDAPRVEEFYDVFTYDMRQTLNAMDYSAVVNENPRIANLSGAETYGAHNMVMFPYAAVDLMYSPEFDLADYGTVRDLIWDLQEMARIGNWLTTWEREVKEGDYTAGIVVLALQEGFVTPEELENPDRKAELIDKIKTEQLEARFRDRWADIYQSVRDREFDTDSVDLDALVQGMETVFQYHEASRGHK, from the coding sequence ATGAGTGTTGAGTCACCGGCGGTTGATGCACAGGACCTTCTTGAAGAGGTTCGGACAACCAGTCTCCCGGACCAGGTTGCAGAACTGGCAGACGAGTACGAACGGATCTGTGGCGAGCGTGATCGGTTCCTCTGGCAGTGGATCTACTCGCTGTTCCCTGAGTTTACGCTCTCCTCTGTCCACCCGGATCACGCCGACCACGTCCGGACACAAAAGACGATACTCACGATGTACGTCACGATTCTGGACGACATCGTCGAGAACGACGGGGACCGAGACACCTTCGAAGAGGCCCGACGCCTCGTTCAGGACCCGTCAGCCGTGGACCCGAGTCGTGCAGCGGTAAGCGAGGAATATTTCTCCTTTATCGAGCGTGTATGGCGGGAGTTTGAGGGGGGCCTGACTGACGCACCGCGTGTTGAGGAGTTCTACGACGTGTTCACCTACGATATGCGACAGACGCTAAACGCGATGGATTACAGCGCCGTCGTCAACGAGAACCCACGGATTGCGAACCTCAGCGGGGCCGAAACCTATGGGGCACATAACATGGTAATGTTCCCCTACGCGGCCGTTGACCTGATGTACTCGCCGGAATTCGATCTCGCGGACTACGGCACGGTCCGGGACCTCATCTGGGACCTGCAGGAGATGGCCCGAATCGGCAACTGGCTCACGACCTGGGAGCGAGAGGTCAAGGAAGGAGACTACACTGCGGGAATCGTCGTGTTGGCCCTTCAAGAAGGGTTCGTTACACCTGAAGAACTCGAAAACCCTGACCGGAAAGCCGAACTCATCGACAAAATCAAAACCGAGCAGCTCGAGGCACGGTTCCGGGACCGGTGGGCCGACATCTATCAGTCCGTGCGTGACCGCGAGTTCGATACGGATAGTGTCGACCTTGACGCGCTGGTGCAGGGCATGGAAACAGTGTTCCAGTACCACGAAGCCAGCCGCGGACACAAGTAA
- a CDS encoding (R)-citramalate synthase, translated as MRALSDVGEVQFLDTTLRDGEQAPGVSLTPDDKADIARSLDAARIDVIEAGSACTGPGERETISRVAGLDLDSTVTSFCRGIQNDIDLALDCGVDGINLVVPASDKHVEQKVGTSKSENVDNTVELVEYAVDHGLWVEVIGEDGSRADLDYLEELLGAAVEAGADRICWADTVGHATPDRALECVSRLSDLGPVSTHTHDDLGLAVTNALVSIAAGADLVHGTINGIGERAGNVALEEVAIALDHGYGVESMALTEVYDLAQLIANRTGIPLAPNKAVVGENAFTHESGIHTDGTLKDDSMYEPYPPEKVGRERRLALGKHAGRAGVEAALDEHDVEVTDDQLSEIVSRVKEIGDRGKRVTDADLLTIADEVTDDARARRVELLGLTAVSGSDTPTASVRLSVDGEERKEAAVGSGPVDAAMNAAEVALSHTADATLEDYHVDAITGGTDALVTVEIEMSRGDDHVVVSASDSDITRASVRAMVDAMDRLVADDEEPLVADD; from the coding sequence ATGCGTGCGCTCTCAGATGTCGGTGAGGTACAGTTTCTCGACACGACGCTGCGTGATGGCGAGCAAGCCCCCGGCGTGTCGCTGACGCCGGACGACAAGGCCGATATCGCCCGCTCGCTCGATGCGGCGCGTATCGACGTCATCGAAGCCGGGAGCGCCTGTACCGGCCCCGGCGAGCGCGAGACGATTTCCCGCGTCGCGGGGCTTGACCTCGACAGCACTGTCACCAGCTTCTGTCGTGGTATCCAGAACGATATCGACCTCGCGCTTGACTGTGGTGTCGACGGCATCAACCTCGTCGTCCCGGCCAGTGACAAGCACGTAGAGCAGAAGGTCGGGACCTCCAAGAGCGAAAACGTCGACAACACCGTCGAACTGGTGGAGTACGCCGTCGACCACGGGCTCTGGGTCGAGGTCATCGGCGAGGACGGCTCCCGAGCCGATCTGGACTACCTCGAAGAATTACTCGGAGCCGCCGTCGAGGCCGGCGCAGACCGCATCTGCTGGGCCGACACCGTTGGCCACGCGACGCCGGACCGCGCGCTCGAATGCGTCTCCCGGCTCTCGGACCTGGGTCCGGTGAGCACACACACCCACGATGATCTGGGGCTCGCAGTGACGAACGCTCTGGTCTCCATCGCAGCGGGTGCGGACCTCGTCCACGGGACGATAAACGGCATTGGCGAGCGCGCCGGCAATGTCGCCCTTGAAGAGGTCGCCATTGCGCTCGACCATGGCTACGGCGTCGAATCGATGGCCCTCACCGAGGTGTACGACCTCGCTCAGCTCATCGCCAACCGGACCGGCATTCCGCTGGCTCCCAACAAGGCGGTTGTCGGGGAGAACGCCTTCACGCACGAGTCCGGCATCCACACCGACGGGACGCTCAAAGACGACTCGATGTATGAGCCGTACCCGCCGGAGAAGGTGGGCCGCGAACGCCGACTCGCGCTCGGTAAACACGCGGGCCGAGCCGGTGTCGAGGCGGCACTCGACGAGCATGATGTCGAGGTCACCGATGACCAGCTCTCGGAGATCGTCAGTCGCGTCAAGGAGATCGGCGACCGCGGCAAGCGCGTCACCGACGCCGACCTGCTGACCATCGCCGACGAGGTAACCGACGATGCGCGCGCCCGCCGGGTCGAGCTGCTCGGCCTAACTGCCGTTTCCGGCTCCGATACGCCGACGGCGAGCGTCCGACTCTCGGTCGATGGCGAGGAACGAAAAGAGGCAGCAGTCGGCTCCGGGCCGGTCGATGCCGCGATGAACGCTGCCGAGGTGGCACTGTCCCACACCGCCGATGCGACACTCGAAGACTACCACGTGGACGCCATCACCGGCGGGACGGACGCGCTCGTTACGGTCGAAATCGAGATGTCACGCGGCGATGACCACGTCGTTGTCTCCGCCAGCGACTCAGACATCACGCGGGCGTCTGTGCGCGCAATGGTCGATGCGATGGACCGCCTTGTCGCCGACGACGAGGAACCGCTCGTCGCCGACGACTGA
- a CDS encoding DUF192 domain-containing protein, whose translation MRLVHDPDGAAHPLATEVEYAESILEQGRGLMFRSSIPDDYALVFPFDHASRQFIHMLFVRFPLDVLWLVDEEVQAVDTLQPWRSIGYATADTVIELPGGAASDVSEGDTVRLE comes from the coding sequence ATGCGGCTCGTTCACGACCCCGACGGCGCGGCACACCCCCTCGCAACGGAGGTGGAGTACGCCGAGTCGATACTCGAACAGGGACGGGGGCTGATGTTCCGGTCATCAATTCCCGACGACTACGCGCTCGTCTTTCCCTTCGACCACGCGAGCCGACAGTTCATCCACATGCTGTTCGTCCGGTTTCCGCTTGATGTGCTCTGGCTCGTTGACGAGGAGGTCCAGGCTGTCGACACCCTGCAACCCTGGCGCTCAATTGGCTACGCGACCGCAGACACTGTCATCGAACTACCCGGTGGCGCGGCGTCGGACGTTTCCGAAGGTGACACGGTCCGTCTGGAATAA
- a CDS encoding DUF7097 family protein, with translation MEKAPGGTSVGVDDPYDHVKRCDFVTSEGKCRWAREHGRHDPEFANARSADDFRCPAAIAPDDTDTEPEWDWADCPHFRSRNHDRECVRCGLEERRMAHSADRPLLEEHHLSYRDGGDELSHEITVFLCRWCHAKIHQSWARINDDANPDPEAIAQREQRRSKEQSELGFESAADRYDDSE, from the coding sequence ATGGAAAAGGCTCCCGGGGGGACATCCGTCGGCGTTGACGACCCGTACGACCATGTAAAGCGGTGTGACTTCGTCACCAGCGAGGGGAAGTGTCGCTGGGCGCGCGAACACGGCCGTCACGACCCCGAATTCGCCAATGCCCGGAGCGCCGATGACTTTCGCTGTCCGGCAGCAATTGCGCCAGATGACACGGACACGGAGCCGGAATGGGACTGGGCCGACTGCCCGCATTTCCGCTCCCGAAACCACGACCGGGAGTGTGTTCGTTGCGGACTTGAAGAGCGACGGATGGCCCACTCTGCGGACCGACCGCTGCTGGAGGAACACCATCTCTCGTACCGCGACGGCGGCGACGAGCTATCTCACGAAATAACGGTATTTCTCTGCCGGTGGTGTCACGCGAAGATTCATCAGTCGTGGGCGCGAATCAACGATGACGCGAACCCGGACCCCGAAGCCATCGCACAGCGTGAACAGCGCCGTTCTAAGGAGCAATCCGAACTGGGCTTCGAATCGGCGGCCGACCGCTATGACGACTCGGAGTGA